Proteins co-encoded in one Neodiprion lecontei isolate iyNeoLeco1 chromosome 3, iyNeoLeco1.1, whole genome shotgun sequence genomic window:
- the LOC107226419 gene encoding ankyrin repeat domain-containing protein 13D isoform X4, translating to MVNIDMIQLNYPLHWLVWNNKYDDLDKELSTKLHDKEKCDNRGRTPLMLAVTLGHAEAARILLHHQANVNTENTQGWSVVQEAVGTGDPELLQMVLERRDYQRYTNRVAGIPELLHKLKQAPDFYVEMKWEFTSWVPLVSRMCPSDTYKVYKQGSNVRIDTTLLGFDHTNWQRGNRSYIFKGQTATNAPVVIRCARSYVFSMLGQQSDDGATMMEVDHETRKVYVEHMKLVGEDNEQMILPSEESIIARLTNPIVTTYIDTEKISFERNKAGLWGWRSDKSEAVNGHDCKVFSASNVELITKTRLEHLSESDRARARAPRTPLQSFLGIAEQQENTNNTASEEFINIGNPCNITPEEYFDPDFDLEGKDIGRPKEINTKIQKFKATLWLSEEYPLSLQEQIMPIVDLMAISSSHFAKLKDFIQMQLPAGFPVKIEIPLFHVLNARITFGNIFGLDQEVSNVGRLQDGNKITCLVDDICFDAPPGYTKLGADVRRQFSIEEEDDLLQFAIQQSLIEAGSERDEVDIWEALRAQKPSRPTTPNITSEEERQLQRQGYSS from the exons ATGGTGAATATAGATATGATACAATTAAACTATCCGCTTCACTGGCTTGTGTGGAACAACAAGTACGATGATCTCGACAAAGAACTTTCCACAAAATTG CACGATAAGGAAAAATGTGATAACAGAGGCAGAACTCCTCTGATGTTAGCTGTGACTCTTGGTCATGCTGAAGCGGCGCGAATTTTACTCCATCACCAAGCAAATGTTAACACGGAGAACACGCAGGGCTGGAGCG TGGTCCAAGAAGCTGTTGGGACCGGCGATCCAGAATTGCTTCAAATGGTGCTAGAGCGTCGAGATTACCAAAGATACACAAACCGGGTTGCCGGGATTCCTGAGTTGCTTCATAAGCTTAAACAA GCGCCTGACTTCTATGTAGAAATGAAGTGGGAGTTCACCAGTTGGG TTCCTTTAGTTTCACGGATGTGCCCTAGCGACACTTATAAAGTTTATAAGCAGGGCAGCAATGTTCGAATTGACACCACACTGTTAGGTTTCGATCATACTAATTGGCAGCGTGGAAATCGTAGCTACATTTTCAAGGGTCAAA CTGCAACGAATGCTCCCGTGGTAATTAGATGTGCACGCAGTTACGTGTTCAGCATGCTGGGACAGCAATCAG ATGATGGGGCGACGATGATGGAGGTAGATCACGAGACGAGGAAAGTTTACGTCGAGCATATGAAATTAGTCGGAGAAGACAATGAGCAAATGATATTACCTTCAGAAGAGAGCATAATCGCGCGGCTTACCAATCCCATAGTTACCACATATATAGACACTGAAAAAATCAGCTTTGAAAG GAATAAAGCAGGGTTATGGGGTTGGCGTTCTGATAAAAGTGAAGCTGTAAATGGACACGATTGTAAAGTATTCAGTGCGAGCAATGTGGAATTGATAACCAAAACACGTTTGGAACATTTGTCTGAATCGGACAGAGCTAGAGCTCGTGCTCCTCGAACACCTCTTCAATCTTTTCTCGGAATTGCAGAACAGCAAGAGAATACCAACAACACTGCCagt GAGGAGTTTATTAACATTGGTAACCCTTGTAACATTACGCCCGAAGAATATTTTGATCCAGACTTTGATTTGGAGGGTAAAGACATTGGAAGGCCGAAAGAAATTAATACAAAGATACAAAAATTCAAG GCAACTCTATGGCTTAGTGAAGAGTATCCTCTCAGTTTGCAAGAGCAGATTATGCCTATCGTAGACTTGATGGCAATATCAAGCTCCCACTTTGCCAAGCTGAAGGACTTCATTCAAATGCAACTTCCAGCTGGGTTCCCCGTCAAAATCG AAATTCCATTATTTCACGTACTAAATGCCAGAATAACATTCGGCAATATCTTTGGACTAGATCAGGAAGTATCTAATGTTGGAAGACTGCAAGATGGCAATAAGATAACTTGTTTAGTTGACGATATCTGCTTTGACGCTCCACCTGGATACACTAAATTAG GGGCTGATGTTAGACGTCAATTTAGTATTGAGGAAGAGGATGATTTACTGCAGTTTGCTATCCAACAAAGTCTCATCGAAGCAGGCAGTGAACGTGATGAG